In a genomic window of Pelotomaculum thermopropionicum SI:
- the FixX gene encoding ferredoxin-like protein, with the protein MVNIQVRLRLNRYNLDGEPHIRADTEKCRACLHRACLAACPARCYLPHPENGVAFHYEHCLECGTCFLICDHGALKWHYPSGGCGVSYRFA; encoded by the coding sequence ATGGTGAACATTCAGGTCCGGCTGAGGTTAAACCGCTACAATCTGGACGGGGAGCCCCATATCCGGGCGGACACAGAGAAATGCCGCGCCTGCCTGCACCGGGCCTGCCTTGCGGCCTGCCCGGCCCGGTGCTACCTGCCGCATCCGGAAAACGGCGTGGCCTTTCATTACGAGCACTGCCTGGAGTGCGGCACCTGCTTTTTAATTTGCGATCATGGCGCCCTTAAGTGGCATTATCCTTCAGGCGGCTGCGGGGTTAGCTACCGCTTTGCCTGA